A window of Mytilus edulis chromosome 10, xbMytEdul2.2, whole genome shotgun sequence contains these coding sequences:
- the LOC139492989 gene encoding uncharacterized protein, whose product MYNNKRNTSIRYTPDPRKPSDPLDTIRLDCGQLCNTTRKGSPGLFFDHITSSINCGKIFRNKNIDRAHGLLHAPKTIPKNMMIEFTMNNRIPVSKWYWDTELYLGKKAKKPVWSEQLIEDWINMAKQGKLSGTYGTADTNGLRDGLKHAPHIKNGRVMVIGSEIPWVEACVLEAGAREVVTLEYGSIISQHPKVKTIVPFDFRMRYLNNTLGTFDAIVTYSSIEHSGLGRYGDALNPWGDIIAIARAWCVTKIGGSLTIGIPYNHDHEELVFNAHRVYGKIRYPYLTTNWKQLYRGKCGQQIHIFTKSK is encoded by the coding sequence atgtataataacaaacgAAACACATCCATAAGATATACTCCGGACCCTAGGAAGCCATCGGACCCTTTGGATACCATTCGTCTGGACTGTGGACAACTATGCAATACAACAAGAAAAGGTTCACCAGGATTATTTTTTGATCACATTACATCTTCAATAAACTGTGGGAAAATATTTAGGAACAAAAATATAGACCGTGCACATGGATTACTACATGCACCCAAAACAATTCCTAAAAATATGATGATTGAATTTACCATGAATAACCGGATTCCAGTTAGCAAATGGTACTGGGATACAGAACTATATTTGGGTAAAAAAGCCAAAAAGCCAGTCTGGTCTGAGCAATTGATTGAAGACTGGATAAATATGGCAAAACAAGGAAAGTTATCTGGTACCTACGGAACTGCGGACACAAATGGTTTGAGAGATGGATTAAAACACGCACCACATATAAAAAACGGCAGAGTTATGGTTATTGGATCAGAAATCCCTTGGGTTGAGGCATGCGTTTTAGAAGCAGGCGCACGCGAAGTTGTAACATTGGAATATGGTAGTATCATATCCCAACATCCGAAAGTGAAAACTATCGTCCCGTTTGATTTTCGTATGCGTTATTTAAACAATACTTTGGGAACATTTGATGCTATTGTTACGTATAGTTCCATAGAACACTCGGGGTTAGGTAGGTATGGTGACGCATTAAATCCATGGGGAGATATAATAGCGATAGCACGTGCTTGGTGTGTTACGAAGATTGGTGGCTCTCTGACTATAGGCATTCCGTATAATCACGATCATGAAGAACTGGTGTTCAATGCCCATAGAGTATATGGTAAAATAAGGTATCCATATTTAACTACAAATTGGAAACAACTCTATAGAGGAAAATGTGGGCAACAAATTCATATTTTCACGAAATCCAAATAA